In Chaetodon auriga isolate fChaAug3 chromosome 9, fChaAug3.hap1, whole genome shotgun sequence, the genomic window GAAGCCATTACGTTTTTCATGGCTTCGCCACATGTGGATCCAGCTGCTTGTTATTGTTGGATATTATGGTCTCGCTGCTCCCAGACTCTGTTTGGCCTTCAGGGAGGAACCTTCCTTAGTGGTGACATTTCAACTCCTTTTTTCAGGAAAACCAGGGATATTTACGCGGTTTGGTTTAAGTGGACGTCAGACAGAAATAGACCTGAAGACTGTTGCAGGGAAATTGTCTGCAAGACCAAATTCGGAAAATGCAATAAGAAAAAACCTACGGAGAAGCAGGCAGTTTCTTTCTTCACTCAGATTTCCTCTTCGTCTCACACTCACTTTGGACCAGATGATAATAAGTTCCTCTGCATGTGacagtctgacctctgacctctcttgTTCCCCAGGAGGCCGAGGTGGGTGCTAACCCAGTGCAGATTGAGGTTGGAGACTTTGACGAGGCCATCGAGATCGTTGAAGACGTCGCTGCTGAGAGTaagtccacaaacacacatgcaaactgtttttgttgcaCAAAACAACATCGCATCAGCTTACATCACTTCCCAGGAGGCTTACCCCAAtttaaccataaccactacatGCCTAATCCCATCACTAACCAAAAACCAAGTCTTAATCCGAAAATGTCATGCTTTATCTTGTGGGGACTGGAGATTAGTCCCTACAAAGTCCCTGCAATGTCGTCATAGCTGTCATAGCGTCATTTCAGGCCTCAGCGGGCAGCTAATTTCAATGAAAGAGCTCTAAAAACCAACTGTTTACCACCACATAGCAGcactcagcagcaaacagcaggcagacacggAGACCAGCTGCTGAGCTCAGTGGAGCTTTtagagccagatgtttccttcaggagttggtggagaccaaaacagagtttAAGGAGAGTGAATATAGGACTTATTATTATCTTCAACAGGTGACACAAACTCGACTCCAAATGAAAGATCACGTTAACAAGTTCTCCATATCAGCTTCAGAGGCGATAACGCGTTAATGTTGTGCTCGCAGCTCGTTTCCAGcgcccccaagtggccagaaaaatCAGCCACTGCAGGTTTCAATGAAAGTAAACAAGTATCAGTGTCAAGTGTTAAGTGTGTTCAActatcaaaatgtaaaaatactaaAATTCAGATgcattcaattaaaaaaagaccaaaataagCAGGTAAGTGAAGCTGTAGTTGCTGTAAAGTTGTAAACATAATTTTTTTTCCTAATATGCTGTGAAGTAAAAGGTGGCTTCAGGAGATGTTCCTGAAAATCACTGATGTGCAAACACTCGTATGGAAATTTATGGTCGCCTAAACTCAACTGAACGTCTGAACTCAAACTCCCATAATCCTTTGGGTTTTCAGTTTCGGTGACTTCAGGTATAAAACCTGTCATGATCTCACATCGACCTGTTTGATTTAGCTGCGTTTCGCTCGTCTGCTCTCCAGCTTCAGGATCTGGGTTGTGAGCTTTAGTGAAGCCTCAGACTGGCAAACCAAACAGCCATAATAACAGACTGCGAGGAGACGGCTGTGATTACATGTTCCACCCTGCTTTAAGTAGCTCTAACTGAGCCACAGGCAACACCAGCGGCTGGAAAACAGTCCAGCCGCACAAAGTGTGCAGAACAGGAGATACTTAGATTTACTCaactgttttatttccattagcaccagaaaaaaaaatgtccattttgACTCTGAGTGTATCCACACATGCAGATATCTTCTCTGAATCTGCACCAGTACAACAGAGGTGGAAGGAAATTAATTTTTGATGCTGACAACTAAGAGACAATGTCCCTTTTActctgttcagtttttattttagcATCTTTTTAGTGAAGAATGAGCCCTTAAAACTGCCAAAAGGACATCAATGCTCCAAAATCTCCACAAAAAACATGTGATTCACGAAGAAGGAAGGACAGAAGGAACCGAGTAAGGAAACATGGAAGGATAGAAGGAAGTGTTAGGAGCTGTCTTCGTGTTAAATTAGAAGCTAAATGATCACCACAGTGCCTTAAGTGGAGGCTCTGCTCCACATCTCtaactgtttattttctgtcctcaactctaaaatcagcatttttccGTCACCTCTGCAGTTTTTCATGAGGCAGCGTTTCAGGACTGTAATTTTCCTCTTGACCAAACTCCTTCAtgacagctgctctgtttaTTCAGTCATTTCGTCATTTTGCCAATTAATCTTCTATATGTGAATGATTTCATTTGAGTTTTCTTTTGGcttgaaaactgcagcagaggactGGAAAGTATCTGTCTGGATTGGCTCGTGGTGTCTGTTTGGCCTCCGTCAGATCGGTGTTTCACTCATGacgctgagaaaaaaaatgtaactctGCTTCTGTATCTGTGCTCTTTCCTCAGACCCCTGCCTGAACCACCACTGCAAGAAGGGAAAAGTGTGTGAGGTCGACGAGAGCAACACccccatgtgtgtgtgccaggacCCCTCCACCTGCCCCGCCGCCGAGGGAGAGTTCGAGCACGTGAGTGTGAAAACAGTCACTGTAAATCCGTATTTATCCCGCGACTGTGAACTCATCACCGAGGAGTCCCACTTGTCTGTTAGTTAACATGAAATCTCACAGCAAAGATTTAGATGGCGTTTGCTAAAAAACACTGGAATTCTACTTATTTTTCCACATAATCACGTCATTTGTGAATGAATAGCATTAAACCATTTTGAGTTTCACTCCTGAAAACACGTTTGAATGAAACATAACAGTAGTTTGTTGTGCAGTTTGGTTTAAAGCAGAGACACGAAACTCTTTTAGGTAACGCTTTATTTTAATATACACATATTCATCATTAGCTAGTcacttattagcatgcatattagtagcatattgggCCTTTATAGAGTATTATAGAACatttattaatgccttattctgcatgatcATATTCTACATTCCCCCAATAATCTCTAattaatcttcttcttctgtctctgttttctccctcagatTTGTGGCACCGACAACAAGACCTATGACACCTCTTGCCACTTCTTTGCCACCAAGTGCACCCTGGAGGGAACCAAGAAGGGCCACAAGCTGCACCTGGACTACGTCGGACCCTGCAAATGTGAGCTCTCACACTCTGCTCCTAACGttcctgctgtttgcagagAGTCTGAGTTTCCCAAAGATTTACAGCAGCGTTCAGCTTTGCATGCAAACAGAGCGGCTGATTAGAAGTGATGAACAGCTCGATAAAGACTAAACTGTTCTTATTATTTCAACTATTTTGAGTAAATGAGTATGTTACCTCCACCCTGGACACACCCGCCTCACAGGGGCCAGATGTTAATGTTGGCTGTGGAGAAAATGTCtcttttccaccattttttCAAATGAGGTATAATTTAAAAGGTTTGTATTTTGGTCtttcggggagaggggaggcaCCTCACGGACGGATTCTCCAAAAGAAAGTAAAAGAAGTACATTTTTTATCTGTCTGCACACATCgttgtttccagctgtttggAATTCTTCAGATTTTACGTCATTTTGATGGAAAGTCTGTGACAATTATCAAACCACTTCAGCTGCAGTCTATCTCATCTTTCATCGCAGTTCCTGCATCTTGTTGTTCTTTATGTCCTTTGTTTTGATCACGTGGTCTCTGTTGTTTATCTGgtcctgtctgtttgtccactATCGAGGGATCGACATGTATCTTAACCTCCTGAGTATTTTTTGTTCTCACTCATCTGTCTGAAAAGCGAAGCTGCGGCTAAGCTCAGCTCCCTCCCTGTGCACTGTTAGCATAGCGTCGCTGtgacctgcaggctgcagctcagggtTGGGAGGATCCGTCCGGACATGCAGGCTAAATTTCTTCCACTGTTTGAACtgaaacaccacacacacacacacacacacacacacacacacacacacacacacacacacacacacacactgtgaggagaTGAGTCAGGGCTGAAGGGCTCAGATGGAGAACAAGGTGTTGTTCAGTACCCGAATGAAACAGGATGCAGGTTGTGATTTTGGGATATTTGACATGAATATTCAGATGCAGATGACTTTTTGTTGTTAACCATTTCACCTTAATTCTTTGTGGCACTTAAGCAGATTTTCCATTGTGCAGTGTTTGTAATGGTCCTTTAAGTCTCTCGACGTGCAGGCGTAATAATGACATGCTTTAACACCAATGATGCTCAGCTGTCCTGCAGCGTCACAGATGTCATGATTCCTcctgtgtggaggtgaggcCTTCAGGGTTTGAATGAAAGTCTGTCCGCTTGTCTTCGTGctgacagtgtttcctctctgcagacaTTGAGCCCTGCATGGACACCGAGCTGAACGAGTTCCCCCTGCGTATGAGGGACTGGCTGAAGAACGTCCTGGTGACTCTGTACGAGCGCGACGAGGACAACAACCTGCTGACCGAGAAGCAGAAGCTCAGGGTGAGCTAACATGGACTTACAGGATGCGTCTGCGGAACgttccagtctgtgtgtttgcagtgtaaaatgtaaactgtTGATAGGTGGATGTATTAGGTGCATTATCAGGCTTTGGCAAACATTTTAGTCACAGCACAAACTCATAAAGTCAGCATTTAATGTGTTCTGTACGACGTGTGAGCCTCTATTATTTAGAGCTGTGAAAGGAGTCAACAGGTTTTTAGAGGCTACATTAGATCATTAGAATCACATTTTCACAGAGCGGAGACACTAAACACTCAGGAATTCAACTGAATaactctgtgtttgctttcaagGTTCTTTATGAGAGAAACAGTTCATTAATGTCACATCAGTGTCACAAATATTGAGATGTATTACAATCAATGGTGAAGGGTAAGGACTGCGTTCACCTGACAGACAGTGTTCATTatattcaaaacacacagattgATGCCTGAAGTGTTTGTAAAGAACGAAGTCTGAGGTAGAACATCAGGAAGAGTTGAAAAAAGTGGGCTGTGCTGCAAACCTCCCAgagcttttccatttttgtaCTTTAAGACTCCAAAGAGCTCCAAACATCTCATCAGGGGTCACTGACTGCTGGAGTCTATTTGTCGGTCCAATCTTTCAGGTGAAGAAGATCTATGAGAACGAGAAGAGGCTGCAGGCTGGCAAACACTCTCTGGACCTGCTGGCTCACGACTTCGAGAAGAACTACAACATGTACATCTACCCCGTCCACTGGCAGTTCGGCCAGCTCGACCAGCACCCCGTCGACGGGTACGTAGGAAACAGGATGCGACTGAAATGGCCAGAAGGATGGAAAACGTTAGGAGCTATTCTGGAGAAGATCCAGGTTTTATTCCAATGTGGCAGAGTCAGCACACAGAGGGTCTTGTAAACTAAATGATCTGCGTCGCTCAGCCAGTGGTTGAGCTTCTGGCAGACTGAGACCTGATTGGTTTCCAGTGTGGATGCTGCAGACTGTGATCTCACACCACGGCAGTTACAGACAGGAACTGATGCATGCAACggttcagcagctgctctccacTTTATAACGACTTATTCAGAAAAATGATGACGTGGCTGCGAGACGCTGAGTGTGCCAGCAAGGACCCAAATTCACCAGCGTTAAAACATGGCTGCCTCCAGCGTGGCTGAATTTAACTCTAACGTATCCTCGTGTGCTGTATTCCACCAGATACCTGACCCACACAGAGCTCTCCCCCCTGCGTGCTCCTCTCATTCCCATGGAGCATTGCACCACCCGCTTCTTCGAGCAGTGCGACACCGACAGCGACAAATACATCGCCCTGGAGGAGTGGGCCACGTGCTTCGGCATCAAGGACCGTGAGTATCGACTCAAGATTATTACGTAACGAGTCAGCCTTGACTTTCAGTTTCATGCATGTCACAAACAGCTGCCTCTGGGGTTACGGAAGCTTCTAGAGTTCGCAGCCcgacaataaacataaatatgggtTGTAATTAACCTGCTTGCACAAACGATGAGAGGGCAGGCTGAATTCTCTCTTTACTGATTCAGTCATTTTTGGGTGAAGTCGTGATCGCCACGCTGACTGTCGGATGTTTCGTGTCTTTcgtgtctttgtgtttgcagaggaCGTGGACAAAGACCTCATCGTCTaagctcctcagcagcagcagcagtatgaCAACTCCTAGTCGCTACTAACGGGACAAGGTGCTGATCCCTAAGTTAAAGAAATCACAGTAACGGTGCTAATTGCAaataattttttattttgttttttttttttaataatgacCTTTCCTACCTATACCACTACAAAAAgattacaaaagaaaaatgtgcacaGTCTGTACTAACCATCACATGTTCATGCAACTTTGAATTCTCTCGTTTGTTGAACAAAAGTCCCGTAAAGAAAACTAAAGACCTCTGATGTAAATGTATGTTGTTGacaatattatatatatatgctaTGATTTGTTCAGGGCATTGATTGGACATCGATTTGAAACGTTACCTTGAGGAGACTAAACTGTAAAGTCAAAAATAAAGTTTCTAAATAAATGCTCCCTCTGCTTGCTTTCTACAAACATCTTTTTAGTTTTTGCACTCTTTTGGTGGTGgactcattttttttgtcattttgtgtattttggttTTTGATCTTTTGACTGCTGCTTGAAGagttgttcatttttattttgcatacAGACTCTGTGTCCCAGACGAGGACACGCGTGTACTGATATTTGAAACAATAAAGAGGATATATTGTTTGGACGTTTAATGGGGGGAAAATCTCGCAGGCTGAGAGTTTTTCTCATAATTAACATGTTTCTACTGACACTGAGAGCACGACCAAACACTTTCCATGAATAAAAGACTATGAAAAGATCCTGAAATCTCTGCATGCATTCATATCTGCGTGTCTTTCTCCTCAGCGAAGGAGTTTCTGTTGAGATGATCTGACCAGACGAGAGGAGGCCAGTTTGCGTGTGACGAAGACTTGACCGTGTTAGCATCTTGAAAAAGAATCTAGTGTCACATTTCTATCAGACTCAGAAATATAAGAAGACTCTTTATAAGAAGCTCTCATCCCGTCTTTTTGGTGCATTATGTGCCTCTGAATGCTGCCTTTGTGCAGCAGTAATGCTTTCAATCCTTTCCTCGTGAGTCTaattgggggaaaaaagccaGTTTACAAGCGTCTAAAACAAACCTCgtcctccttttctcctgcagaccttttcttttctgctgtttttctctcaaccATTTTCACTGAGGTTTGGTTTTGGTTCTCTATAATAGAGATTTGGAGTTTGTTCTGCTGCTACACTGATTACTCAACATGAGAGTCAGCCAGATGTCAAAAATGCAGATGTTGAAAATCCAGGAGAGAAGTTAACTGTTTAGTTTTGCCTGGATTTCAACTAAATCTAAAATCTTTCTTCTCGTTAATTGTTCAGCTCAGTTTCGTTCAGAAATACTGTCACGGCAGCATCTCGGAACTCAGATAATTCAACAACGTTTGGGCTGATGGCGCTTTTCTAAGTGCAAAATGAATCAAGCTAAAAACCCCATTAAATGTTTACAGCTAACAGAGAAGATAAACTCACTGAAAACTACTTCAAATAACATTAAGCTGCATTTAAAAGCATcataacagcagctgaaaatcctgtttttgcTGTCCTCCTGTGGTGAAGCTTCTcctctgctggagctgaaggaCCAGGACCAGACCAGGACCAGACCAGGACCAGATAGGACTGGTTACCACACTCCTTTCACATCACGtcctctttcagtctgtgaaccTGCCTGCCGGCTGTTGCTGCCTGTAATCTGTTCATGTTCCCCATAAAAGATTCACCACTTAATTAGCAGACGTGTGTGGCGACGTCGTCTtgtttttagtgtgttttaAAGGTTTCTAATCAGGCagaacatgaaaacatctgtgtggaTGAACTGTTTGAAAGTGCTGTAGGACCTTTAAAACAAAGCTCCGGTAGGATATCATGCTGCTGTTCAAGGCTTGAAATCAGCTGAACACTGCTGGACCCTTCCATGTTAAAAAGGTTTACTTCTCCAAAGGTTTTGGGTGTAAACATACaacatgtgtgtgcttttttcttACATAACCCACCACAGCCTAAAGAAAACATAGGTGgtgtaaatatgtgtgaaaaGGGGCCATAAAAGGAGCCAAACCACGAGGACATTTTGTTCAAAACAAAGCCTGTGCTGTAAACAGGCTTTAGAGCGAACCTGCCGTACATGGCTCACATGCATGAGATCCCCTGGCCGTGGCTTTCAGTTACTGTGTTACACCAAGCTGCTCGTGGTCCCCAGGGAGACTGGAGAGGGAGATCGAGCGCCCTGTTACCATCCCCACCCGCTCATCCAGACTCCAGTGTCAAGAATGTGAAACAACAGCCGAGCCTCGTCCACAAAGCCCAAGTCCCTCCtctcagccacagcaggaaaaaaacgCTCCCAGCTTCActttctgtcctcacacagACGCTGAGAGACGGAGGAAAGGCAGGTTTTTACAATATGAGCTCTACTTCTggtctttcatctcctctctgctgggaGATGGCGCtgcacacactttaaaaatTCATCTCAGGTCTCTCTGAATcacacataaagaaatgttCGTCCTGCTTGTTGCACCTCTCCTGGTTGACAGTGCcaataaataaacatgcagtGACACATTTCACGCCATGATAACATATTTCATGCATCAAAATCAATAATAAACAAAGTTTCTGGCGGGTATTTTTTTCTGATTCGAGCAAACAGCAGTCTTCAACACGAGCCCCTGCTGTAGACCCGTCCCTGCTGCAGAGGGCGACATGTTGACAGCTCTCATCTTTAAGATCAGATCGTCTGACAGAACCAGAGGTGGTACTGATACTGTCCACATTCACTGACTCttagttcatttttttaatatttggcCTTTTCACTGACACAATACATTTGAATTTTGCTATTATATTCAGTCATTCATATTCATCTTCTGTTCTCTTGTTAAAAGGCACAGACGGATGGTTTAAGGTAATTCACTTCATTTCTTTGTTACAGTGCATCATTAGATAACACATTAACTGGAATGATAAGAGCTTTCAAGCAGGTTCTGCAAATGAACCAGTGCTTCTGAGTGAGTACTGTTTGAATTAAGAAAAAcagcctgctgctctcctcctgttttATTCTAATGAGAGTGAAACTTTATTCTCAACCTTCTGGTTTGACAAAATGATCAATGTTCACTCACCAGCCTCCAGGCATGTAACCACACCGCGGCCAAAACTGAGTCATTTCAATGACACCTGAGCAAACCCCCTCAGCTGATGAAACCTGTGAGTTGCAGTTGAAATCTTGTAAGTGGACATTGAGttcagattattttctcatgaGATATTCAGGTTCTACAGTGTAGAAAGTCATTAGACTGTGCTGCCATCACCAAAGAGCCTGAAAACCACTTCGGCAgttcatttaatatttttagatttgacATGCATTTATCTCTTCTCTCTGACGCAAAACTCAGTGATACCTACAGCTTAGACTTCTCTTTAATCCATTAAACCAGTTAAACTGGTTGAACAATCTACACAGTTTGATGAGTCCTCCGCCCTAATTAAGTCAGTTTCAACACCGAATAAAGATTTGTCGCCCCCAAGTGGGGAAGACGCTCCGGTGCACCGCCCGCTGCGAGCTAAATACAAACCGGTAGACGCCAGTCGAAGAAACCATCAGACCGTCTACCATCACTGTAACGTGATTGGACCCATTGAGAAACCAGGTAGCGACACAGCCCTTCTGGATTGGCTGTAATTTAGGGAGCTTGCATTAACGCCCAACGATTGGTGAAAGATCAGCAATGTTTCCATTTGATTGGTTAGATGGCGCTTAAGGGGCGGGATATCAGGTTCGGTTGCGGAGCTGAAACCGGTAACCGAGCATTCCAGCACGTTGTGAAGCCGCTAGTGTTTCTGGCTGCCGCCGAGGTGATTCAGAGAAATCACTTGTTTATAAATcaacgttttttttttgataattgACCCACTGGTGAGTTTTTCTGTTACATATTCTGTAATCAGTGTTCGTTAAAAAGTCGATATTTGTTCGTGCACTGTAGATTAACTGGGTCGCTTTTCGGGCTTCGTCTACGTCCTGGTGAGGAGATGGTGGCTCTTAGCCACCGTCGGTGTTAGCACGGCAGTTTCGTCGAATTGCTTTAAATTCAGGAATACCCGTAGTGTTTATGTGTATTAATCTACCAAAGGGAGATGTAGTGATCGTTACTTTGTTGAAATGTCGGGATATGGCCATCGCCACCGCTAACTGGTTTCATTTGGACTCCATGAGATATTCACCGCCCATGTGTAGCCCACTACTAGCTTTCATTCAGTCGTGACTacctccctcccttcctgtctTTCTTAACCTTCTTGCTCACCAGTTTTCCCTACAAATTTCCATGTCCGCTTTAATTTTGTCTTCTCGTTGTCACTTAGCTAGTCGGCTAACGTAGCTCGACGGGAATGGAAAGTGTGGCTGTGAACCGGCCGGGACACGTGTTGGGGCTGCTCCTGAAACCTAACATTAGCTATAGCCCGTATCTGCCCTAGTTTGGGGGCCGTGTGCTCGTCCAGCTGTCGCGGTTTAGCTCTGTAGTAGGCCAGCCAGCTTGCCATTTGAAGCCCAAGTTATATCTGGAAACCTCCGGTGGATTTGCCCGAAAGTCCCACCGACGCGCGGAGCCGCCATCACTGGAGATGCGTGTGTGTAGGCCGGTCGATTCTGTGAATGGCACCGTCACTGCGGGCACGGCGTGGCCTTTGTCTGCATGCCATGCTTGCACTTTTGCACTAACTAGCCGCTTTCTGATATGGCTGCTGAAGTGTAGTATGCCCTTATACGTGCTAATTCCTCAAATGCATTTGGATCCGCTCAAGCTAAAGCCGCCTGATGTTAGCAGGTAACATTAGCTGTGTCCCAGTACGGCCTTCAGGCCGATGGGTGCTTCATGTTACCCTGATTGGCTTAGTCTGATTG contains:
- the sparc gene encoding SPARC, giving the protein MRVWIVFVLCLAGHAMAAPTEEEAIVEELVTEEPVVEEAEVGANPVQIEVGDFDEAIEIVEDVAAENPCLNHHCKKGKVCEVDESNTPMCVCQDPSTCPAAEGEFEHICGTDNKTYDTSCHFFATKCTLEGTKKGHKLHLDYVGPCKYIEPCMDTELNEFPLRMRDWLKNVLVTLYERDEDNNLLTEKQKLRVKKIYENEKRLQAGKHSLDLLAHDFEKNYNMYIYPVHWQFGQLDQHPVDGYLTHTELSPLRAPLIPMEHCTTRFFEQCDTDSDKYIALEEWATCFGIKDQDVDKDLIV